A window of the Henckelia pumila isolate YLH828 chromosome 3, ASM3356847v2, whole genome shotgun sequence genome harbors these coding sequences:
- the LOC140886873 gene encoding prolycopene isomerase, chloroplastic-like translates to MDILSFGLPMSQSFISNRMTRSVFRREPENQNHRVVCFDSLKWQNISDYQFLDSESMVGRAKRGKRNNLHSLKSVIDAEKMMESEVPQTEGGLKSQNYDAIVVGSGIGGLVAATQLAVKGAKVLVVEKYVIPGGSSGFYQRDGFTFDVGSSVMFGFSDKGNLNLITQALEAVGCRMQSIPDPTTVHFHLPNGFSIQVHRQYSEFISELVAKFPHEEEGILKFYGECWKIFNALNSLELKSLEEPIYLFGQFFKKPLECLTLAYYLPQNAGDIARKYIKDPELLSFIDTECFIVSTVNAKRTPMINASMVLCDRHFGGINYPVGGVGEIANTLAKGLTNHGSNIIYRANATNIVIDNGQAVGVRLSDGREFYAKTIISNATRWDTFEKLLKKEVLPKEEERFQKAYVKAPSFLSIHLGVKAEVLPSNTDCHHFVLEDDWKYLEDPYGSIFLSIPTVLDSSLAPEGKHILHIFTTSYIEDWEGLSRKDYEIKKELVAEKIISRLEKKLFPGLQSSIVFKEVGTPKTHRRYLARDSGTYGPMPRSTPKGLLGMPFNTTAIKGLYCVGDSCFPGQGVISVAFSGVMCAHRVAADLGFEKKNVVLDAALLRLLGWLRTLA, encoded by the exons ATGGACATCCTGAGTTTTGGGCTTCCCATGTCCCAGTCGTTCATCAGTAACCGGATGACTAGATCTGTTTTCAGACGAGAGCCCGAGAATCAAAATCATAGAGTTGTTTGTTTTGACTCTTTAAAATGGCAAAACATTAGCGACTACCAGTTTCTTGATTCGGAATCTATGGTTGGCAGGGCTAAACGTGGAAAAAGAAACAATCTTCACAGTTTGAAATCAGTGATTGATGCAGAGAAAATGATGGAAAGTGAGGTTCCACAGACAGAGGGTGGTTTGAAAAGTCAAAACTATGATGCCATCGTCGTGGGTTCTGGGATTGGAGGATTGGTGGCGGCAACCCAGCTGGCAGTGAAAGGTGCCAAGGTGTTGGTTGTGGAGAAGTATGTGATCCCAGGAGGAAGCTCCGGGTTTTACCAAAGAGACGGATTCACATTTGATGTTGGATCATCGGTTATGTTTGGTTTCAGCGATAAG GGAAATCTAAATTTGATCACGCAAGCATTAGAAGCAGTTGGGTGTAGGATGCAATCTATACCAGACCCAACAACGGTTCATTTTCATTTACCTAATGGTTTTTCTATCCAAGTGCATAGACAATATAGTGAATTTATTTCAGAACTTGTCGCAAAATTTCCCCACGAGGAAGAAGGAATTCTCAAATTCTACGGCGAATGCTGGAAG ATCTTTAATGCCTTGAACTCGCTGGAGTTGAAATCCTTAGAAGAGCCTATCTATCTGTTTGGACAATTTTTCAAGAAGCCTCTTGAATGCTTGACTCTGG CCTACTATCTGCCCCAGAATGCAGGTGATATAGCTCGGAAGTATATTAAGGATCCTGAATTGCTCTCTTTTATTGATACTGAG TGTTTTATAGTGAGCACAGTCAATGCTAAACGGACACCTATGATCAATGCAAGCATG GTTTTGTGCGATAGACATTTTGGGGGAATTAACTATCCTGTTGGTGGAGTTGGGGAAATCGCAAATACATTGGCAAAAGGTTTGACTAATCATGGGAGCAATATAATCTACAGGGCAAATGCAACCAACATTGTGATCGATAATGGACAAGCA GTTGGGGTTAGGCTATCTGATGGAAGGGAATTCTATGCTAAAACCATCATTTCAAACGCCACTAGATGGGATACTTTTG aaaAGCTCTTGAAAAAGGAGGTTTTgcccaaagaagaagaaagatttCAAAAGGCTTATGTTAAAGCGCCATCTTTTCTCTCTATTCACTTGGGGGTTAAAGCGGAAGTTTTGCCATCAAATACGGATTGCCATCATTTCGTCCTTGAG GATGATTGGAAATATTTAGAAGATCCTTATGGAAGTATATTCTTGAGCATTCCAACAGTTCTTGACTCATCATTAGCTCCAGAAGGAAAGCACATCCTTCACATTTTTACAACTTCTTACATTGAAGACTGGGAG GGTCTCTCTCGGAAAGATTATGAAATAAAGAAGGAACTTGTGGCAGAAAAGATAATTAGCAGGCTTGAGAAGAAATTATTCCCTGGACTTCAGTCATCCATTGTTTTCAAGGAG GTGGGGACCCCAAAGACACATAGGCGGTACCTGGCTCGAGATAGTGGTACCTACGGCCCCATGCCTCGCAGTACCCCAAAAGGCTTATTAGGAATGCCATTCAATACAACT GCTATAAAGGGCTTGTATTGTGTGGGAGATAGTTGCTTTCCTGGGCAAGGTGTTATATCTGTTGCCTTTTCAGGAGTTATGTGTGCACACAGAGTAGCGGCAGATTTAG gatttgaaaagaaaaatgtAGTTCTTGATGCGGCTCTTCTTCGGCtacttggttggttgagaactCTGGCATAA